A stretch of Rhizobium sp. TH2 DNA encodes these proteins:
- the hupB gene encoding DNA-binding protein HupB, with translation MNKSELVAAVAEKSSLSKTDAASAVDAVFDAVQEELKKGGDVRLVGFGNFSVSRREASVGRNVSTGEKVNIPARNVPKFSAGKGLKDAVNGN, from the coding sequence ATGAACAAGAGTGAACTCGTGGCAGCAGTCGCAGAGAAGTCCAGTCTGAGCAAGACCGACGCGGCCTCCGCAGTGGACGCCGTGTTCGACGCCGTTCAGGAAGAACTCAAGAAGGGCGGCGATGTCCGTCTCGTCGGTTTCGGCAATTTCTCCGTGAGCCGCCGCGAAGCCTCTGTCGGTCGCAACGTGTCGACCGGTGAAAAGGTCAACATCCCGGCCCGCAACGTTCCGAAGTTCTCCGCAGGCAAGGGCCTGAAGGACGCCGTCAACGGCAATTGA
- a CDS encoding PAS domain-containing protein, which translates to MVAIDIRRLQYASMHLSDVVAEPARWAEVLEEITQAVGAIGAGLIPQTGSEGAVATANLRDCLETYVRESWTEQDRVSHLRSRALLMRGEIALDRDLANADDRAPFFEEFLPRFDGRWWAGIGIRSGSDIWSLTMHRSLRQGPYEQSERAILQQFSLRLNEVGSLAELAGRVTLSAVANSFDQMGKAVVAIDETGRFIHANAAATQLLGAAIQVAGGRLIFRDRHAAAEYSKVIERLRGLREGKILCAPPIIVRRENATPLAIRILPVDGAAKSPFLSARALLLLNEIMGPAKSDWQAFSRAFGLTPAEARLAALLAIGDSLENAASALGITRETARSRLKSIFQKTDTHRQGQLVALLASLV; encoded by the coding sequence ATGGTGGCGATTGACATCAGGCGCTTGCAATATGCGTCCATGCATTTGTCTGATGTCGTTGCCGAGCCGGCGCGTTGGGCAGAGGTTTTGGAGGAAATCACGCAGGCCGTCGGCGCCATTGGTGCGGGGTTGATTCCTCAGACCGGGTCGGAAGGAGCTGTGGCGACTGCCAACCTCAGGGACTGCCTGGAGACCTATGTACGCGAGAGTTGGACCGAACAGGACAGAGTTAGTCATCTGCGTTCCAGGGCTCTGCTTATGCGAGGCGAAATTGCGCTCGACCGGGACCTGGCCAACGCTGACGATCGTGCACCGTTCTTCGAAGAATTCTTGCCGCGCTTTGACGGCAGGTGGTGGGCGGGCATCGGGATTCGCAGTGGTTCCGATATCTGGTCCCTGACGATGCATCGATCTCTACGCCAAGGACCATACGAACAGAGTGAAAGAGCCATTCTCCAACAATTTTCCTTGCGGCTGAACGAAGTTGGCAGTCTTGCGGAGCTTGCTGGCCGCGTCACCTTGTCCGCCGTGGCCAATTCATTCGATCAAATGGGCAAAGCCGTGGTGGCGATCGATGAGACCGGCAGGTTCATCCATGCCAACGCTGCTGCAACGCAACTCTTGGGCGCCGCCATCCAGGTGGCCGGCGGGCGTCTGATATTCCGCGATCGTCACGCGGCGGCGGAATACAGCAAAGTCATCGAGCGGCTGCGGGGGCTTCGCGAGGGCAAAATCTTGTGCGCACCCCCGATCATCGTACGACGGGAGAACGCCACTCCCCTCGCGATCAGGATCCTGCCCGTCGATGGTGCGGCGAAATCCCCGTTTCTTTCCGCGCGAGCGCTCCTGCTTCTCAATGAGATCATGGGGCCAGCCAAGTCCGATTGGCAGGCCTTCAGCCGCGCTTTCGGGCTTACGCCGGCAGAAGCACGTCTCGCGGCACTTTTGGCCATCGGCGACTCCCTCGAAAACGCTGCATCAGCGCTTGGCATCACCAGGGAAACCGCCCGCAGCAGGCTCAAATCCATTTTTCAAAAGACCGATACGCATCGCCAGGGGCAACTCGTAGCCTTGCTGGCCTCTCTGGTGTGA
- a CDS encoding 6,7-dimethyl-8-ribityllumazine synthase, whose protein sequence is MNLELSNIEQSRITSSRRIAFVSARWHRDIVDNCRDAFATEIAALTGGRYEIDYFEVPGAFEIPLRAKRLARGARYDAVIGAALVVDGGIYRHEFVAQAVINGLMQVGLETDVPVLSAVLTPHHFHSGAEHQTFFAEHFRVKGREVAAACLAIVEEAGALKAAA, encoded by the coding sequence ATGAATCTTGAACTATCCAATATCGAACAATCCAGAATCACATCCTCGCGCCGCATTGCGTTCGTCTCTGCGCGCTGGCACCGGGACATCGTCGATAATTGCCGCGATGCCTTCGCTACGGAGATCGCCGCCCTCACCGGTGGGCGCTACGAGATCGACTATTTCGAAGTGCCGGGCGCCTTCGAGATTCCGCTTCGTGCCAAGCGGCTTGCACGAGGTGCGCGCTACGACGCCGTGATCGGCGCGGCGCTGGTGGTGGATGGCGGTATCTACCGGCATGAATTCGTGGCGCAGGCTGTCATCAATGGCCTGATGCAGGTCGGGTTGGAAACCGATGTGCCGGTGCTCTCGGCGGTGCTGACGCCGCATCATTTCCACAGCGGTGCCGAGCACCAGACTTTCTTTGCCGAGCATTTCCGCGTCAAGGGCCGGGAGGTGGCTGCCGCTTGCCTCGCAATCGTCGAGGAAGCCGGCGCACTCAAGGCTGCGGCGTAA
- a CDS encoding DUF1194 domain-containing protein: protein MTMHSFVKLTGTIAVTLILGLQARASGIDQASTFDVDVAIVFAVDSSSSIDRGTADLQRNGHVAALTSPEFIKALSGNHLGCIGITYFEWASPQQIRTVLPWTRICGRQDAEAAARVISRKGATGFSRGVRGGTSISAAIGVASLLLDRFPGNADRKVIDISGNGENNDGLPVLQAREKAIDKGYTINAIAIPSKDEAALGRPLASYFAEDVIGGFQAFVMVPRSTSDYTKALRRKLVTEIALNIGPNLANSEERLGWRLVTTVADARYGASKW, encoded by the coding sequence ATGACCATGCATTCTTTCGTGAAACTGACAGGTACGATTGCTGTCACGCTGATTTTAGGATTGCAAGCACGCGCCTCCGGTATCGATCAGGCATCAACCTTTGACGTTGATGTCGCCATTGTCTTCGCGGTCGATTCCTCATCCTCGATCGACAGGGGCACTGCGGACCTCCAGCGGAACGGGCACGTTGCCGCACTGACTTCGCCCGAGTTCATCAAGGCCCTTTCCGGCAATCATCTCGGCTGCATCGGCATAACCTACTTTGAATGGGCAAGCCCGCAACAGATAAGAACCGTGTTGCCCTGGACGAGGATCTGCGGACGTCAGGACGCAGAAGCGGCGGCCCGGGTGATCAGTAGGAAAGGCGCCACCGGCTTCAGCCGCGGAGTGAGAGGCGGGACATCCATTTCCGCGGCCATAGGCGTTGCAAGTCTGCTTCTCGACCGGTTCCCCGGAAATGCCGATCGAAAGGTCATCGACATCTCCGGCAATGGAGAGAACAATGACGGCCTGCCCGTTTTGCAGGCCAGGGAGAAGGCGATCGACAAGGGGTACACGATCAACGCGATTGCCATTCCATCGAAAGACGAAGCTGCGCTGGGCCGCCCACTGGCATCCTATTTCGCGGAAGACGTCATAGGCGGTTTCCAAGCCTTCGTTATGGTTCCACGGTCGACAAGCGACTACACAAAGGCGCTGCGTCGGAAGCTGGTAACGGAGATAGCCCTGAACATTGGGCCGAACCTGGCTAACTCCGAGGAACGCCTCGGGTGGCGGCTCGTTACAACAGTCGCGGACGCTCGATATGGCGCATCCAAATGGTAG
- a CDS encoding putative colanic acid biosynthesis acetyltransferase — translation MSALDAEKSNVREGGPSFSLKHRMFRAAWMLTWALAGSWTPVPLHAWRRLLLNAFGAKLAPKARIYPRTTIWYPPNLEMEDHAVVGPGVILYNMGPMKIGAYAIISQRAHLCGGTHDVDDANFQLKPMPITIGSKAWVAAEAFVGPGVTVGEGAVLGARGVAAKDLEPWGIYAGNPARKLRERKQF, via the coding sequence ATGAGTGCACTCGACGCCGAGAAATCCAATGTCCGCGAGGGCGGTCCGAGCTTCTCGCTCAAGCACCGGATGTTTCGCGCCGCCTGGATGCTGACCTGGGCGCTGGCGGGCAGTTGGACACCCGTGCCGCTCCATGCCTGGCGGCGCCTGCTACTGAATGCGTTTGGCGCCAAACTCGCGCCCAAGGCCCGGATTTATCCCAGGACGACGATCTGGTATCCGCCGAACCTCGAGATGGAAGACCATGCCGTGGTCGGTCCGGGCGTCATTCTCTATAATATGGGTCCGATGAAGATCGGCGCCTACGCGATCATCTCCCAGCGCGCCCACCTCTGCGGCGGCACGCATGATGTCGATGATGCCAATTTCCAGCTCAAGCCGATGCCGATCACGATCGGATCGAAGGCATGGGTCGCGGCCGAGGCCTTTGTCGGCCCGGGCGTCACGGTTGGCGAAGGCGCGGTGCTTGGCGCACGTGGCGTTGCAGCCAAGGACCTGGAGCCCTGGGGCATCTATGCCGGCAACCCGGCAAGGAAGCTGCGCGAGCGCAAGCAGTTCTGA
- a CDS encoding Wzz/FepE/Etk N-terminal domain-containing protein, whose amino-acid sequence MNLPATANPDLHVLEQLFAVARRRWKIVALLTIIGAVLGFIYAQSQVPVYSSAATIMVRSGPAADPVRQGIETTTPEEEGQFLSQLELARSASVATIVADRLDLVNDADFAKPAASGLRQLIARIGARLGMKMASTDEAARKLDLDQVVAALQANVKASRVGRTYVAAISYTHPNPAVAQKVAQAFAEAFKQKIAQDNDMANSRMRAALQSEIDRASGPAKDALQAKLQDMMIARALPGMDVVVMSDARLPAAPMAPRVPFLVAVGAILGAVIGCAIAGFRELTDRGARDGDVIARALGIRFLGYLPRGGTKNLGTMTIGKGAPLPEPARRSVLESYSVFGETIRSAAVALIGHQKDGQGTVTGVTSALAGDGATIIAANLAAHLANQGRSVLLIDGNARDPRLSDWLAAEAEQGLVDAVLQNKSTDETLLYDSRSNISLLPMVLKDRTVEPASLFNSDRAKTFMSELRGQYQHIIIDLAPLSTASDARAAEPVIDNFVLAAQWGRATPQLIADLLDSEPEVRAKLAGVILTRADLKKLPLYAAAGSRASFNKRIAKG is encoded by the coding sequence TTGAACCTTCCGGCCACTGCCAATCCCGACCTCCACGTTCTCGAACAGCTTTTCGCCGTCGCTCGTCGTCGGTGGAAGATCGTGGCGCTTCTCACGATCATTGGCGCGGTTCTCGGCTTCATCTATGCCCAGAGCCAGGTGCCGGTCTATTCCTCGGCCGCAACCATCATGGTGCGCTCCGGCCCTGCGGCCGATCCGGTCCGTCAGGGCATCGAGACCACGACGCCCGAAGAGGAGGGCCAGTTCCTTTCCCAGCTCGAACTGGCGAGATCCGCCTCGGTCGCGACCATCGTCGCCGACCGGCTGGATCTAGTCAACGACGCCGACTTCGCCAAGCCTGCGGCTTCAGGCCTCAGGCAACTGATCGCACGGATCGGCGCCCGCCTGGGCATGAAAATGGCCTCGACAGACGAAGCCGCCAGGAAGCTCGATCTCGATCAGGTCGTAGCCGCCCTGCAGGCCAATGTGAAGGCGTCGCGCGTCGGCCGCACCTATGTCGCCGCGATCTCCTACACCCATCCCAATCCGGCAGTCGCCCAGAAAGTCGCGCAGGCCTTTGCCGAGGCGTTCAAGCAGAAGATCGCGCAGGACAATGATATGGCCAATTCGCGCATGCGCGCGGCGCTGCAGAGCGAGATCGACCGCGCGAGCGGCCCGGCAAAGGACGCACTGCAGGCGAAGCTTCAGGACATGATGATCGCCCGCGCACTGCCCGGCATGGATGTCGTCGTCATGAGTGATGCCCGGCTGCCCGCCGCACCGATGGCGCCGCGTGTGCCCTTCCTCGTCGCGGTAGGCGCCATCCTGGGTGCCGTCATCGGCTGCGCCATAGCGGGCTTCCGCGAACTGACCGACCGTGGCGCGCGCGACGGCGATGTCATTGCGCGGGCGCTCGGGATCCGCTTCCTCGGCTACCTGCCGCGCGGCGGCACCAAAAATCTCGGCACCATGACGATCGGCAAGGGCGCGCCGCTGCCCGAACCTGCCCGCCGCTCGGTGCTCGAATCCTATTCGGTCTTCGGGGAAACGATCCGCTCGGCCGCCGTGGCGCTGATCGGCCACCAGAAGGATGGGCAGGGCACGGTGACCGGCGTCACCTCGGCGCTTGCCGGCGACGGCGCGACCATCATCGCCGCCAACCTCGCCGCCCACCTCGCCAACCAGGGCCGCAGCGTGCTGCTGATCGACGGCAATGCCCGCGACCCGCGCCTGAGCGACTGGCTCGCCGCCGAAGCGGAACAGGGCCTCGTCGACGCCGTGCTCCAGAACAAGAGCACCGACGAAACCTTGCTCTATGATTCCAGGAGCAATATTTCCCTGCTGCCCATGGTGCTGAAGGATCGCACGGTCGAGCCGGCCAGTCTCTTCAATTCCGATCGCGCCAAGACCTTCATGTCGGAGCTTCGCGGCCAGTACCAGCACATCATCATCGATCTTGCTCCGCTCTCGACCGCCTCCGATGCCCGCGCCGCCGAACCCGTGATCGATAATTTCGTGCTTGCCGCGCAATGGGGCAGGGCAACGCCGCAGCTCATCGCCGATCTGCTCGACAGCGAACCGGAAGTGCGGGCGAAGCTGGCCGGAGTGATCCTGACCCGCGCCGACCTGAAAAAACTTCCGCTCTATGCGGCTGCGGGCTCGCGGGCGTCGTTCAACAAAAGAATCGCAAAGGGCTGA